A segment of the Bacillus pseudomycoides genome:
TCCGGAAGAAGTAGAAGTAGAAATGAAGAACGGAAAAGAAAAATTAACAAAGAGAAAAGTATTCCCAGGTTATGTATTAGTTGAACTAATTATGACTGATGATTCTTGGTATGTTGTTCGTAATACACCGGGCGTAACAGGTTTTGTTGGATCTTCTGGATCAGGTTCAAAACCATCTCCTTTATTAGAGGAGGAAGTTGTTACCATTATGAAGCATATGGGAATGGACAATGAAGTGGTTGATTTCGACTTTGAACTTCATGAAACAGTACGTGTAAATGAAGGGCCATTCGCGAACTATACAGGCGTAATCGAAGAGATTGACATGGAAAAGCAAAAGGTAAGAGTGCTTGTAGATATGTTTGGTCGTGAAACACCGGTCGAGCTGGATTTCCATCA
Coding sequences within it:
- the nusG gene encoding transcription termination/antitermination protein NusG, with protein sequence MEKSWYVVHTYSGYENKVKANLEKRVESMGMQDKIFRVVVPEEVEVEMKNGKEKLTKRKVFPGYVLVELIMTDDSWYVVRNTPGVTGFVGSSGSGSKPSPLLEEEVVTIMKHMGMDNEVVDFDFELHETVRVNEGPFANYTGVIEEIDMEKQKVRVLVDMFGRETPVELDFHQIEKL